A DNA window from Acropora palmata chromosome 12, jaAcrPala1.3, whole genome shotgun sequence contains the following coding sequences:
- the LOC141860789 gene encoding stimulated by retinoic acid gene 6 protein-like: MASNSANVSQNLNASCTGVKRGLFELGCLGPSLAIILILTFLKRRESYKLSSCNGHPGLVIPINFLRSSKSNRFAIAATFGATASTCLALFANLGNFFPEDSHPWVKVEVGGVIDEHYGNLTPQGIQRGKFPR, from the exons ATGGCGAGTAATTCAGCGAATGTCTCGCAGAACCTTAACGCCAG ttgCACAGGTGTTAAGCGCGGCCTCTTTGAGCTTGGTTGTCTCGGCCCTTCC CTTGCCATCATTTTGATATTGACATTTCTGAAGCGCAGAGAGAGTTACAAACTTAGTTCCTGTAATGGCCACCCGGGTCTGGTGAT CCCAATCAACTTTCTCCGAAGTTCTAAGTCGAACAGATTTGCAATTGCTGCCACTTTCGGTGCTACAGCAAGTACTTGTCTTGCTCTTTTTGCGAACCTCGGAAATTTCTTTCCAGAAGACAGCCATCCTTGGGTAAAAG TCGAAGTGGGAGGCGTGATTGATGAACACTATGGCAACCTAACTCCCCAAGGAATACAGCGCGGGAAATTTCCAAGATAA